Proteins from one Coffea arabica cultivar ET-39 chromosome 8c, Coffea Arabica ET-39 HiFi, whole genome shotgun sequence genomic window:
- the LOC113706348 gene encoding protein TONSOKU isoform X2, whose protein sequence is MAGIPISLLLTFQNQNQSRPSSIQKLQTPKPSLSHIHTHIKMRKNNDEQQLRDAKRAYKEAKEVGNRAEEARWANYIGNIHKNRGEYVQALKWLRIDYDVSSNFLPDKQLLPTCNTLGELYLRLQDFKDALKIQKKHLQLAEDTNDLIEQQRASTQLGRTYHEMFMKSDDDHSSIKNAKKYFKSAMKLAKNLMRNPSSCKSTFVAEYVDAHNNIGMLEIDLDNLEEAQTILSRGLEICDEEELSENHDGRSRLHHNLGIVYMELRKWDKAREHMDEDISICNRIGHCQGEAKGYINLGELHYRVQKYDEAINCYHMALQQAESMEDEDVLVSQIEQNIKTVKAAINVMDEIKKDEQNLKRLARNMQLARGTAGERKCLLQQIASLDRLIEKSSMIFAWMKHLEYAKKRKKIANEICDKEKMGDSFLLIGESYQKLRKFKKALKWHTKSWETYNLIGNLEGQALSKIDIGNALDSNGNWMEAFKAFEEGYRIAVEANMPSAQLSALENMHYSQMIRFDDVDKARSLKSLIDKLKHLTPKETQGQDMPNDCSETETEIDDLSLNPPEVRISPERSISNASRSKSLSANDLSENAPLISFLRNGKSAEKLRAVHDATVETAVKLPESSPRKASIASGSQAAGRKRIRLVLSDDESENDGEHTSRRTAYNFHAEEVATSNGCKSKSNLKSPVHELQQHMIFKVNDDFVHLEPDSCMLGDELSMEQLKAGVACLYYLQLPSVKRAKGLVPDVQDLKRDGKVLETLEAVDELKNHTFGNNIFEVSLGVWVPKPVMKLYVDCCKELSEQPDLKVLKKLYNLEVSEDEVIVSDCGLQDISVAPLLNALYAHKTVAVIDFSHNLLGNGTMERLKQVFTSSGQDYGALVLDLHCNLLGPTALFQICECPVLYNRLEVLNVSGNRLTDACASYLSTILKKCKALYTLNVEKCSITSRTIQKIADSLDSGSVLAHLSLGHNNPISGNVIINLFVKICSLKRFQELNLTGIKLSKPVVDSLCQLATNSCLSGLILGGSYIGTDGALQLTKSLANETQELVKLDLSSCGLTSDYIVRLNIEVSLIYGILELNLGGNPLMQEGGKALASLVANPQCGLKVLVLSKCQLGPVGILRILEELACNSSLEELNLAENIHPESNASECCLIPLKEGSNFKQTNPNLPESLLEAYASKEVQGSPQELCTVNAEYNQLEVADSDDDTTGEKVAPSGLSDNPIDSSQKKELRLESSFIPDILAAISRAKHLLSLDLSDNGFCQSVAEKLYTAWSASSRAGLAQSHIQDNMIHLSVRGHKCCGVRPCCRRI, encoded by the exons ATGGCGGGAATCCCTATTTCCCTCCTTTTAACGTTTCAAAACCAGAATCAATCAAGACCTTCGTCAATCCAAAAACTCCAAACCCCTAAACCTTCTCTctcacacatacacacacacatcaaAATGCGGAAAAACAACGACGAACAACAGCTCCGTGATGCTAAACGGGCTTATAAGGAAGCAAAGGAGGTGGGGAATCGGGCGGAGGAGGCGCGGTGGGCAAATTACATCGGCAATATTCACAAAAATCGAGGAGAATACGTCCAGGCCCTCAAGTGGCTCCGTATCGATTATGACGTTTCAAGCAATTTTTTGCCAGATAAACAGCTCCTTCCGACTTGTAATACCCTCGGAGAACTGTATCTCCGCCTTCAAGATTTCAAGGATGCCCTAAAAATTCAG AAAAAGCATTTACAGCTTGCAGAGGACACGAATGACCTCATTGAGCAACAAAGAGCAAGTACTCAACTAGGTCGAACATACCATGAAATGTTTATGAAGTCTGATGATGACCATTCCTCaatcaagaatgcaaaaaaGTACTTCAAGTCAGCAATGAAACTTGCTAAAAATCTCATGAGGAATCCATCATCTTGTAAATCTACTTTTGTTGCAGAGTACGTTGACGCCCACAATAACATTGGAATGCTTGAAATAGATCTTGATAATCTGGAAGAAGCCCAGACAATTCTTAGTAGAGGATTAGAGATCTGTGATGAAGAAGAGCTTAGTGAAAATCATGATGGGCGTAGTAGGCTTCATCACAACCTTGGAATTGTTTACATGGAGCTCAGGAAATGGGACAAAGCTCGGGAGCATATGGATGAAGATATTTCTATTTGTAACAGAATTGGGCACTGCCAAGGTGAGGCAAAGGGTTATATTAATCTTGGCGAGTTGCACTACAGGGTCCAAAAGTATGATGAGGCCATAAATTGTTACCACATGGCACTTCAACAGGCAGAGTCAATGGAAGATGAGGATGTTTTAGTCAGTCAAATTGAACAGAATATTAAAACTGTTAAAGCAGCAataaatgtgatggatgaaatAAAGAAAGATGAGCAGAATCTCAAGAGGCTGGCCAGGAACATGCAACTAGCTAGAGGCACAGCAGGTGAGAGGAAGTGTTTACTGCAACAGATTGCATCTCTTGATCGTCTTATTGAGAAATCAAGCATGATCTTTGCATGGATGAAG CATCTTGAGTATgcaaagaagaggaagaagatagCTAATGAAATTTGTGACAAAGAGAAAATGGGTGATTCATTTCTATTGATCGGAGAGTCATACCAAAAGCTCAGGAAGTTCAAGAAAGCTCTTAAGTGGCACACAAAGAGCTGGGAAACATACAATTTAATAGGCAACTTGGAG GGACAAGCTTTATCCAAGATTGACATAGGAAATGCTCTTGACTCAAACGGTAATTGGATGGAAGCCTTCAAAGCATTTGAAGAGGGTTACAG GATTGCTGTTGAAGCTAACATGCCTTCTGCCCAGCTATCTGCACTTGAAAATATGCACTACAGCCAAATGATCAGATTTGATGATGTTGACAAAGCAAG GAGCCTGAAGTCATTAATTGATAAACTGAAGCATTTAACACCTAAGGAAACTCAAGGACAAGACATGCCAAATGATTGTTCTGAAACTGAAACAGAGATTGATGATCTGTCATTAAATCCACCTGAAGTTAGAATTTCACCTGAGAGAAGTATATCAAATGCCAGTAGATCAAAGTCTCTTTCTGCAAATGACTTGAGTGAGAATGCTCCTTTAATATCATTTCTCCGTAACGGTAAAAGTGCTGAAAAGTTGAGAGCTGTGCATGATGCAACAGTTGAAACAGCAGTCAAGCTGCCTGAATCTTCACCCAGGAAGGCATCTATTGCTTCTGGTAGTCAAGCGGCTGGTCGTAAACGAATTCGTCTTGTTCTTTCAGATGATGAATCTGAAAATGATGGGGAGCATACCTCCAGAAGAACAGCTTATAACTTCCATGCAGAAGAGGTTGCTACTTCAAATGGAT GTAAGAGTAAAAGCAATCTCAAGAGTCCTGTTCATGAGCTTCAA CAACATATGATATTCAAAGTCAATGATGACTTTGTACATTTAGAACCAGACTCTTGTATGCTTGGAGATGAACTCAGTATGGAGCAGCTGAAGGCTGGAGTGGCATGCTTGTACTACCTACAACTACCGTCCGTGAAGAGAGCAAAGG GTCTAGTTCCGGATGTTCAAGACCTAAAAAGAGATGGCAAAGTCCTGGAAACTTTGGAAGCAGTTGATGAATTGAAGAATCACACATTTGGAAACAACATATTTGAAGTTTCACTTGGGG TATGGGTACCAAAGCCAGTCATGAAGTTATATGTTGATTGCTGCAAGGAGCTATCTGAACAACCTGATTTGAAGGTTCTTAAGAAGCTATATAATCTAGAG GTATCAGAAGATGAGGTTATAGTATCTGACTGTGGATTGCAAGACATATCAGTTGCACCCCTGCTTAATGCCTTGTATGCTCACAAGACAGTCGCAGTCATAGACTTTTCTCACAATCTTTTGG GAAATGGAACAATGGAGAGACTTAAGCAGGTGTTTACGTCATCAGGACAGGATTATGGTGCTTTAGTTTTGGATTTGCATTGCAATCTACTTGGTCCCACTGCTTTATTTCAA ATTTGTGAGTGCCCTGTGCTATACAACCGATTGGAAGTACTAAACGTCTCAGGCAACCGCTTGACAGATGCATGTGCTTCTTATCTTTCCACCATTTTGAAGAAGTGTAAAG CTCTTTATACTTTGAATGTCGAGAAGTGTTCTATCACGTCTAGAACAATCCAAAAGATTGCTGATTCACTGGACTCTGGATCTGTACTTGCGCATCTGTCTTTAG GACACAACAACCCTATATCTGGCAATGTCATTATCAACCTTTTTGTGAAGATTTGTAGCTTAAAAAG ATTCCAAGAACTCAACCTAACTGGCATAAAGTTAAGCAAACCTGTGGTTGATAGCCTTTGCCAGCTTGCCACGAATTCATGCTTGTCCGGGTTGATACTTGGAGGCAGCTACATAGGAACA GATGGGGCATTACAGTTAACTAAGTCGCTAGCTAATGAGACCCAGGAACTGGTGAAGCTTGATCTATCATCATGTGGACTGACAAGTGACTATATTGTTAGGCTGAATATTGAAGTATCTTTGATTTATGGTATTCTTGAGCTGAATCTTGGAGGGAATCCTCTTATGCAAGAG ggtgGCAAGGCATTGGCGTCTTTAGTTGCTAATCCTCAATGTGGTTTGAAAGTCTTGGTGTTAAGCAAATGTCAACTTGGCCCGGTTGGCATCCTCAGGATACTTGAGGAACTAGCGTGCAACTCCTCCCTTGAAGAGCTGAACTTAGCTGAAAACATCCATCCAGAAAGCAACGCTTCAGAATGTTGCTTAATACCACTGAAAGAAGGCTCAAACTTCAAGCAAACCAACCCCAACCTTCCGGAATCTTTGTTGGAAGCATATGCATCCAAAGAGGTTCAGGGTTCTCCACAAGAGTTGTGTACTGTCAACGCAGAATACAATCAGCTTGAAGTTGCAGACAGTGATGACGACACAACTGGCGAGAAAGTTGCACCTTCAGGACTGAGTGACAATCCTATTGACTCATCTCAAAAGAAAGAACTTCGTCTAGAATCTAGTTTCATTCCAGATATTTTAGCTGCTATTTCCAGGGCAAAACATTTGCTAAGCTTAGATCTTAGCGACAACGGATTCTGCCAATCTGTTGCAGAGAAATTGTACACTGCTTGGTCAGCAAGTTCAAGAGCTGGTTTAGCTCAGAGTCACATTCAGGATAACATGATTCATCTGTCAGTGCGAGGACATAAATGTTGCGGTGTTAGACCCTGTTGCCGAAGGATTTGA
- the LOC113706348 gene encoding protein TONSOKU isoform X1, translating into MAGIPISLLLTFQNQNQSRPSSIQKLQTPKPSLSHIHTHIKMRKNNDEQQLRDAKRAYKEAKEVGNRAEEARWANYIGNIHKNRGEYVQALKWLRIDYDVSSNFLPDKQLLPTCNTLGELYLRLQDFKDALKIQKKHLQLAEDTNDLIEQQRASTQLGRTYHEMFMKSDDDHSSIKNAKKYFKSAMKLAKNLMRNPSSCKSTFVAEYVDAHNNIGMLEIDLDNLEEAQTILSRGLEICDEEELSENHDGRSRLHHNLGIVYMELRKWDKAREHMDEDISICNRIGHCQGEAKGYINLGELHYRVQKYDEAINCYHMALQQAESMEDEDVLVSQIEQNIKTVKAAINVMDEIKKDEQNLKRLARNMQLARGTAGERKCLLQQIASLDRLIEKSSMIFAWMKHLEYAKKRKKIANEICDKEKMGDSFLLIGESYQKLRKFKKALKWHTKSWETYNLIGNLEGQALSKIDIGNALDSNGNWMEAFKAFEEGYRIAVEANMPSAQLSALENMHYSQMIRFDDVDKARSLKSLIDKLKHLTPKETQGQDMPNDCSETETEIDDLSLNPPEVRISPERSISNASRSKSLSANDLSENAPLISFLRNGKSAEKLRAVHDATVETAVKLPESSPRKASIASGSQAAGRKRIRLVLSDDESENDGEHTSRRTAYNFHAEEVATSNGCKSKSNLKSPVHELQDLSPVASRHAISTCTPVNLEESSCSHKSETSALAAQDAKDFRDPYRNKFDKSGNLNYKHNMSNLDPSACCAESCQHMIFKVNDDFVHLEPDSCMLGDELSMEQLKAGVACLYYLQLPSVKRAKGLVPDVQDLKRDGKVLETLEAVDELKNHTFGNNIFEVSLGVWVPKPVMKLYVDCCKELSEQPDLKVLKKLYNLEVSEDEVIVSDCGLQDISVAPLLNALYAHKTVAVIDFSHNLLGNGTMERLKQVFTSSGQDYGALVLDLHCNLLGPTALFQICECPVLYNRLEVLNVSGNRLTDACASYLSTILKKCKALYTLNVEKCSITSRTIQKIADSLDSGSVLAHLSLGHNNPISGNVIINLFVKICSLKRFQELNLTGIKLSKPVVDSLCQLATNSCLSGLILGGSYIGTDGALQLTKSLANETQELVKLDLSSCGLTSDYIVRLNIEVSLIYGILELNLGGNPLMQEGGKALASLVANPQCGLKVLVLSKCQLGPVGILRILEELACNSSLEELNLAENIHPESNASECCLIPLKEGSNFKQTNPNLPESLLEAYASKEVQGSPQELCTVNAEYNQLEVADSDDDTTGEKVAPSGLSDNPIDSSQKKELRLESSFIPDILAAISRAKHLLSLDLSDNGFCQSVAEKLYTAWSASSRAGLAQSHIQDNMIHLSVRGHKCCGVRPCCRRI; encoded by the exons ATGGCGGGAATCCCTATTTCCCTCCTTTTAACGTTTCAAAACCAGAATCAATCAAGACCTTCGTCAATCCAAAAACTCCAAACCCCTAAACCTTCTCTctcacacatacacacacacatcaaAATGCGGAAAAACAACGACGAACAACAGCTCCGTGATGCTAAACGGGCTTATAAGGAAGCAAAGGAGGTGGGGAATCGGGCGGAGGAGGCGCGGTGGGCAAATTACATCGGCAATATTCACAAAAATCGAGGAGAATACGTCCAGGCCCTCAAGTGGCTCCGTATCGATTATGACGTTTCAAGCAATTTTTTGCCAGATAAACAGCTCCTTCCGACTTGTAATACCCTCGGAGAACTGTATCTCCGCCTTCAAGATTTCAAGGATGCCCTAAAAATTCAG AAAAAGCATTTACAGCTTGCAGAGGACACGAATGACCTCATTGAGCAACAAAGAGCAAGTACTCAACTAGGTCGAACATACCATGAAATGTTTATGAAGTCTGATGATGACCATTCCTCaatcaagaatgcaaaaaaGTACTTCAAGTCAGCAATGAAACTTGCTAAAAATCTCATGAGGAATCCATCATCTTGTAAATCTACTTTTGTTGCAGAGTACGTTGACGCCCACAATAACATTGGAATGCTTGAAATAGATCTTGATAATCTGGAAGAAGCCCAGACAATTCTTAGTAGAGGATTAGAGATCTGTGATGAAGAAGAGCTTAGTGAAAATCATGATGGGCGTAGTAGGCTTCATCACAACCTTGGAATTGTTTACATGGAGCTCAGGAAATGGGACAAAGCTCGGGAGCATATGGATGAAGATATTTCTATTTGTAACAGAATTGGGCACTGCCAAGGTGAGGCAAAGGGTTATATTAATCTTGGCGAGTTGCACTACAGGGTCCAAAAGTATGATGAGGCCATAAATTGTTACCACATGGCACTTCAACAGGCAGAGTCAATGGAAGATGAGGATGTTTTAGTCAGTCAAATTGAACAGAATATTAAAACTGTTAAAGCAGCAataaatgtgatggatgaaatAAAGAAAGATGAGCAGAATCTCAAGAGGCTGGCCAGGAACATGCAACTAGCTAGAGGCACAGCAGGTGAGAGGAAGTGTTTACTGCAACAGATTGCATCTCTTGATCGTCTTATTGAGAAATCAAGCATGATCTTTGCATGGATGAAG CATCTTGAGTATgcaaagaagaggaagaagatagCTAATGAAATTTGTGACAAAGAGAAAATGGGTGATTCATTTCTATTGATCGGAGAGTCATACCAAAAGCTCAGGAAGTTCAAGAAAGCTCTTAAGTGGCACACAAAGAGCTGGGAAACATACAATTTAATAGGCAACTTGGAG GGACAAGCTTTATCCAAGATTGACATAGGAAATGCTCTTGACTCAAACGGTAATTGGATGGAAGCCTTCAAAGCATTTGAAGAGGGTTACAG GATTGCTGTTGAAGCTAACATGCCTTCTGCCCAGCTATCTGCACTTGAAAATATGCACTACAGCCAAATGATCAGATTTGATGATGTTGACAAAGCAAG GAGCCTGAAGTCATTAATTGATAAACTGAAGCATTTAACACCTAAGGAAACTCAAGGACAAGACATGCCAAATGATTGTTCTGAAACTGAAACAGAGATTGATGATCTGTCATTAAATCCACCTGAAGTTAGAATTTCACCTGAGAGAAGTATATCAAATGCCAGTAGATCAAAGTCTCTTTCTGCAAATGACTTGAGTGAGAATGCTCCTTTAATATCATTTCTCCGTAACGGTAAAAGTGCTGAAAAGTTGAGAGCTGTGCATGATGCAACAGTTGAAACAGCAGTCAAGCTGCCTGAATCTTCACCCAGGAAGGCATCTATTGCTTCTGGTAGTCAAGCGGCTGGTCGTAAACGAATTCGTCTTGTTCTTTCAGATGATGAATCTGAAAATGATGGGGAGCATACCTCCAGAAGAACAGCTTATAACTTCCATGCAGAAGAGGTTGCTACTTCAAATGGAT GTAAGAGTAAAAGCAATCTCAAGAGTCCTGTTCATGAGCTTCAA GATCTTTCACCTGTTGCCTCAAGACATGCCATTAGCACTTGTACTCCTGTTAATCTTGAAGAAAGCAGTTGTTCCCATAAATCTGAAACCTCTGCATTAGCTGCTCAAGATGCCAAGGATTTTAGAGATCCATACAGAAATAAATTTGACAAATCAGGAAACCTAAATTATAAGCACAATATGTCCAATCTTGATCCCTCTGCTTGTTGTGCTGAAAGTTGT CAACATATGATATTCAAAGTCAATGATGACTTTGTACATTTAGAACCAGACTCTTGTATGCTTGGAGATGAACTCAGTATGGAGCAGCTGAAGGCTGGAGTGGCATGCTTGTACTACCTACAACTACCGTCCGTGAAGAGAGCAAAGG GTCTAGTTCCGGATGTTCAAGACCTAAAAAGAGATGGCAAAGTCCTGGAAACTTTGGAAGCAGTTGATGAATTGAAGAATCACACATTTGGAAACAACATATTTGAAGTTTCACTTGGGG TATGGGTACCAAAGCCAGTCATGAAGTTATATGTTGATTGCTGCAAGGAGCTATCTGAACAACCTGATTTGAAGGTTCTTAAGAAGCTATATAATCTAGAG GTATCAGAAGATGAGGTTATAGTATCTGACTGTGGATTGCAAGACATATCAGTTGCACCCCTGCTTAATGCCTTGTATGCTCACAAGACAGTCGCAGTCATAGACTTTTCTCACAATCTTTTGG GAAATGGAACAATGGAGAGACTTAAGCAGGTGTTTACGTCATCAGGACAGGATTATGGTGCTTTAGTTTTGGATTTGCATTGCAATCTACTTGGTCCCACTGCTTTATTTCAA ATTTGTGAGTGCCCTGTGCTATACAACCGATTGGAAGTACTAAACGTCTCAGGCAACCGCTTGACAGATGCATGTGCTTCTTATCTTTCCACCATTTTGAAGAAGTGTAAAG CTCTTTATACTTTGAATGTCGAGAAGTGTTCTATCACGTCTAGAACAATCCAAAAGATTGCTGATTCACTGGACTCTGGATCTGTACTTGCGCATCTGTCTTTAG GACACAACAACCCTATATCTGGCAATGTCATTATCAACCTTTTTGTGAAGATTTGTAGCTTAAAAAG ATTCCAAGAACTCAACCTAACTGGCATAAAGTTAAGCAAACCTGTGGTTGATAGCCTTTGCCAGCTTGCCACGAATTCATGCTTGTCCGGGTTGATACTTGGAGGCAGCTACATAGGAACA GATGGGGCATTACAGTTAACTAAGTCGCTAGCTAATGAGACCCAGGAACTGGTGAAGCTTGATCTATCATCATGTGGACTGACAAGTGACTATATTGTTAGGCTGAATATTGAAGTATCTTTGATTTATGGTATTCTTGAGCTGAATCTTGGAGGGAATCCTCTTATGCAAGAG ggtgGCAAGGCATTGGCGTCTTTAGTTGCTAATCCTCAATGTGGTTTGAAAGTCTTGGTGTTAAGCAAATGTCAACTTGGCCCGGTTGGCATCCTCAGGATACTTGAGGAACTAGCGTGCAACTCCTCCCTTGAAGAGCTGAACTTAGCTGAAAACATCCATCCAGAAAGCAACGCTTCAGAATGTTGCTTAATACCACTGAAAGAAGGCTCAAACTTCAAGCAAACCAACCCCAACCTTCCGGAATCTTTGTTGGAAGCATATGCATCCAAAGAGGTTCAGGGTTCTCCACAAGAGTTGTGTACTGTCAACGCAGAATACAATCAGCTTGAAGTTGCAGACAGTGATGACGACACAACTGGCGAGAAAGTTGCACCTTCAGGACTGAGTGACAATCCTATTGACTCATCTCAAAAGAAAGAACTTCGTCTAGAATCTAGTTTCATTCCAGATATTTTAGCTGCTATTTCCAGGGCAAAACATTTGCTAAGCTTAGATCTTAGCGACAACGGATTCTGCCAATCTGTTGCAGAGAAATTGTACACTGCTTGGTCAGCAAGTTCAAGAGCTGGTTTAGCTCAGAGTCACATTCAGGATAACATGATTCATCTGTCAGTGCGAGGACATAAATGTTGCGGTGTTAGACCCTGTTGCCGAAGGATTTGA